The Lolium rigidum isolate FL_2022 chromosome 2, APGP_CSIRO_Lrig_0.1, whole genome shotgun sequence genomic interval ATACTTGCTTTCGAGACGAAGGAAGGAACACAGTACTTGCTTTCGAGACAAAGACGAAGAACATATCTACAAGATGCCCCTTGGTGCATGCAAAGTATTTCTTCAGAGTTCAGAGAGATTCCAGACGATCTGTCATCCTTTCTCTAAATTAACAAGGCCTACGCGCAGTCACCGTCCAGACCTCGCAGCCAACCACGTTGAACTGGCATTACTTGTTCTAGAGAGGCTACAGAGAGAGACGTATACCTTATTTTATGCAACTACTAGTATACAGATAGTGAGTACAGTACGACGGTACGCGGAAATCCCCTCGCGCAGCCCGCGAAGCGGACTAGCTTCCTCCTTCAGGATCACGTCAGCCAGGTGATCACCAGATCTTTAACTATCAACAAGGATCGGAAGATTCTCCTTGACAAATTAGCTATCGATTAGAATAAGATGCACGAGTTCCATCTTGAAAAGAATATCTCCAAGACTGTCTCTCTCCGCCTCCCCATCTGCAACTGCACAgtcttttttatttttctcttcaAGGAATTTAAGAGCGTgtacatcattttaggagttgttttGTAGTGTTAGAGATGTATGGATCATTTTCCTAATTATCCCCATTGTTAGAGAAGCATGTTCCCAACATGTAACACAAGCACAAGATCATTTTAAGATTCTTTCTGAAACAAATGGGCACTAGGAATTGACCTACTGTACATTTTGTACACGAAGTGGAGAAACACACGAGATAAATACAAAGCATCAAGTCATATCTCGTGCTAGTTTCCGCCCGAAATTCTTATTCCTAAATTGACCTTTGTTTTCCTTTTAGCTCCGGCATAAGTTTGTGTTTTCCATTGGTATATGTCAAGACATTTTGGTATATATGTGGAACATACTGCAACCACGTCATCAGCACGAGTGGCACTCGGCTGTCACTCACAAATCTACAAGCCGGCTCGTGATGCACAAAGCAGCCAAATGTGCCGAAAATGCAATTCTAGCGGCACCATGACCTACTGGTTAAGAATCCACCATTGGTCCCAAAGCGTTGTACCCCTTTGCCCCGAGAGAAACATGCACAGAcgattagggtttccctacctcccgtcgacgccgccgccgatctgccTCACTTATGTGGCCTTCAGTCCATGAAGGCGGGGTGGATCTCGCCCCCTATTGGCGGGAGGGCACTCAGGTGGTGGTAGAGGCACGTTGTCCTATAAAGTCTCCCTAGCTTTAGCCCCTTCTCTGCGACAATGTCAAGAAacttgtgggagtggtgtggttCTCGAGGACTTCTTCTGGCTGTGGGGATCTCTAGATCATCAATGATATTCATCTACGGTTATTCCTTCTTCTTCATCTACGGATGTGGTCTTTTTGACCCGTTCGACGACTTCCTGTCCACAACCAACAACATCAGGCTGGCTTAGGGAGGAGTGGTGGTAAAGACGAAGGGTATCTCAAGGATTTTATTGTAATTTTCAATTTTGTTGAGGTGCTTTGTACTGTTAGATGTTTTTTAATGCAAGTGtcgtttttgcaaaaaaaaaaaagaaccaacCATTGAACAATATCATGATTTGTGCACCCCTATATGCATAGACCAAGTTATAAATATTGAAACTTAATTGTGTCACGAAGAGAGATGAACGGTCGATACTTTAACGGTAGGTCACGACGCCGCAGCTAGGAAAGTCGCTTTATCGGATGTGCAGGAAAATCGCTTATTCCACCACGACTTCGACTCCAAGCTTATGCCAGCTTCACCAACTTTTTGCTCTCGTGCTTCAACAGTTTTGAAGAATCCACCATCAACACTGTCATTGTTTGGAGCATCTGGAAGAGAAGAAACGCTCTCACTTTCAACAACGTTGTTGAGGACCTCTCCCTTGTCTCACAGAGGTGCATTGAGGATGTTAGGCTTTGGGCTTTCTTCATCATCGACCTCTCTTCTTAATTCTTGGTGTAATGGTTATAATCCCCCCCTGAAACCCCACCCTTATATTCAGCTCCTCTGCCCCTCCAAAATATGCTTGTAATAATCCTCATACCTTTGAGTGGTGTATAAAATTGTTTAGGCTGGGGTAAGACTGTCGTAGTCTAGGTCACAAAAAAAAGTGCAGAAAGATCTCCATGTCGTCTCAGACCTGGGCCAGAGGCCCAATACGTTCAATAGGGTCCGGCCTGGCACCATGACAACTGACAAGGCAGACTCTAGATTTCCGGAACCACTGAAGCTAGGATGTCTGAACGCCTCAAGTTCCATATCCACGGTTTTGATCTGTCCGAGACACACACCCACACGGCCCCAGCAAAACAGCAGCAAAGAAGGAGGGCCCTCGCCGGCTGCAGTTCGGCGAGCAATCAGCCAAGTCCGGTGGCGCCATGGCATTAGCAGCGAACACCCACGGAAGAGTCGTCCACACCTGCACCCTCTCCTCCAAGCCGCCCACacttttcagcaggagcacggccgctgTACCCGGACACCATGCCCACTCGCTGCGAGCTCGGTTTGAGGTCCGAGCTATCGCCGAGCGGGCAACATGGCTGCCTGGACTAGACCCGCCGACGTACCTCGACGGCACGTCAGTTACCtgccaatctctgttctctgcagGGTGCGAGGATTGTTACACTGATAGATTGTGTGGCTTTCATGGTTGCAGGCTACCTGGTGATTACGGGTTCGATCCACTGGGGCTCGGAGAGCAACCTGAAGACTTGAAGTGgtatgttcaggccgagctcgtGCACTGCCGGTTTGCCATGGCAGGGGTTGCCGGCATCCTTGGAACCGATGTGAGTTTCTCTCAGTTGAACTCCTTGCCGATCCCTGTCAAATGTAGTATTCTCTTCTCAGTTCTGATAAACCTAGCACTGAATCTCCAGTTTGCAAAAATTCTGAGGAGGTGCCTGAATTAGGATAGCCTGTGAAAAGAACAGTGAGAAACCAAGCATGACACAGTGTGTACTATCTAGCCAAATGACAATAACAATCACAATGGCAGCCAAGCCATATCCAAGATAGCAGCTCCATTTTCTAAACGAGCAGCTTAGGATATTTTTAATGTACTGTCAAACCACTGCAAATATTGTACATTTGTACTTGTGCATCACTTTTTTCTAAGAAATCATAGAAACTTAAAAGAGTTTAAGTATCTTTATTACAGAAAAGAGTAGTGTATGCTAGAGGTTACTTTCAGACACCGAAAATATTTGGTGGTTCTAATGATTGCTAGCATGATAGCATTCTTAGGACATTGAAGCATGGTCACTTACAGAAGCCAAAACATGAAATCAATGTCATCCATGCTCCACTGTGCTTTTTTTCGAAATGAAGGATGAGACTCCGTGCCTCATCCTCCATTTCGGGAAAAAAGCACAGTGGAGAATGGAATCAAATTGACATGTTTCTTTGTAGTTGATCCGAGTATCAGGAATCAGCAACCTACCGGTGTGGTTTGAAGCAGGTGCTACAAAATTTGACTTCGCCAACACCACGGCTCTCTTCTTTGTCCAGCTTCTCTTGATGGGGTAATTTAGCATCCAACTGAAACGTTCTATGATTGGTAAAAATAATTTGTTCAGTAGGTCAGAAGTTTTATATGGTGTAGACTATGATAGAATTCAGACAGTCCAAGACTGACCTGTTTCTATCATTACTCtgatcctcaacagatttgtcgaGACCAAGAGGTATATGGACTTTCTTCATCCAGGTTCACAAGCAAAGGAAGGGACATTCCTTGGGATAGAAGCCTCACTTGAAGGCTTACAGCCAGGGTAAGTGCTGCAACATGCTCCAAAATGAAAATTCAAAGccattcatctgagcaagtctgtggTTTTGTGCTTAAAATAAATTATTATTAAAATTCTCAATCATGAACAGATACCCTGGGGGTCCATTATTTAATCCAATGGGACTTGCCAAAGACATAGAGAATGCACATGAagtgaagttgaaagaaattaaGAATGGTAGGTTCACTTTCTATACGTACAATTCCTTGTAAGATAAACTTGTAGTAATATCTAACATTATTTCCATCAATCACAGGGAGGTTGGCAATGGTTGCTATGCTTGGCTTTATTGTGCAAGCATCTGTGACTCATGCTGGGCCCATCGATAATCTTTTGACACACCTTTCAGACCCGTTCAACAAAAATATCGTTCACGCACTCACCTCTTCATGAAAAATCCATCCgcaaattttgtttttttcttt includes:
- the LOC124693267 gene encoding photosystem I chlorophyll a/b-binding protein 5, chloroplastic-like — encoded protein: MALAANTHGRVVHTCTLSSKPPTLFSRSTAAVPGHHAHSLRARFEVRAIAERATWLPGLDPPTYLDGTLPGDYGFDPLGLGEQPEDLKWYVQAELVHCRFAMAGVAGILGTDLIRVSGISNLPVWFEAGATKFDFANTTALFFVQLLLMGFVETKRYMDFLHPGSQAKEGTFLGIEASLEGLQPGYPGGPLFNPMGLAKDIENAHEVKLKEIKNGRLAMVAMLGFIVQASVTHAGPIDNLLTHLSDPFNKNIVHALTSS